From a single Nymphaea colorata isolate Beijing-Zhang1983 chromosome 4, ASM883128v2, whole genome shotgun sequence genomic region:
- the LOC116253703 gene encoding uncharacterized protein LOC116253703 isoform X2, giving the protein MAGVHLMALAPRVHLSSSAPSRLGRTALMVSASSLQNHRPLLLQQQHLRSPDLVELEYADLKLKEKVGEVGHVRIRQHVNPLSASFSTSPEIPNWDGVFEDPKLPLMVDIGSGSGRFLMWLAKKHPQSRNYLGLEIREKLVKRAQFWVKELSLKNICFQGAGFCLPRSFNCPDPHFKKRHHKRRVLQKPLVDSILESLVPGGQVFMQSDVLEVAHEMRDQFDACSSIFKHIDIINPDIPCDSEGWILSNPMGIRTEREIHAESEGAKIYRRMYQKI; this is encoded by the exons ATGGCAGGTGTTCATCTTATGGCTTTGGCGCCGAGGGTTCACTTGTCCTCCTCCGCACCGTCCCGTTTAGGGAGAACGGCCTTGATGGTATCGGCCTCTTCCTTGCAGAACCAccgtcctcttcttcttcaacagcaACATCTCAGAAGCCCCGACCTTGTCGAGTTAGAATACGCCGACCTCAAGCTCAAGGAGAAAGTAGgagag GTGGGTCATGTTCGCATTCGACAGCATGTGAACCCTCTCAGTGCGTCGTTCTCT ACTTCTCCAGAGATACCAAATTGGGACGGAGTTTTTGAAGACCCCAAATTGCCGCTCATGGTCGACATTGGTTCCG GTAGTGGCAGATTTCTCATGTGGCTGGCAAAGAAACACCCTCAATCAAGAAACTATTTGGGACTTGAAATACGTGAGAAG CTGGTGAAGCGTGCACAATTTTGGGTGAAAGAGCTATCGCTTAAGAACAT TTGCTTTCAAGGAGCTGGTTTCTGCTTACCCAGGTCCTTTAAT TGCCCAGATCCACATTTCAAGAAACGTCATCACAAGAGAAGGGTGCTACAGAAGCCCTTGGTGGATTCTATACTGGAAAGTTTGGTGCCTGGTGGACAG GTTTTCATGCAGTCAGATGTGTTGGAAGTGGCACATGAAATGAGGGATCAATTTGATGCTTGTTCGAGCATTTTTAAACACATTGACATCATAAACCCTGACATTCCATGTGATTCGGAGGGATGGATTTTGTCAAACCCTATGGGAATTAGAACAGAAAGAGAGATCCATGCAGAATCTGAGGGTGCAAAAATATACAGAAGAATGTACcagaaaatttaa
- the LOC116253703 gene encoding uncharacterized protein LOC116253703 isoform X1 — MAGVHLMALAPRVHLSSSAPSRLGRTALMVSASSLQNHRPLLLQQQHLRSPDLVELEYADLKLKEKVGEVGHVRIRQHVNPLSASFSTSPEIPNWDGVFEDPKLPLMVDIGSGSGRFLMWLAKKHPQSRNYLGLEIREKLVKRAQFWVKELSLKNIHFMFANATVAFKELVSAYPGPLMCVSILCPDPHFKKRHHKRRVLQKPLVDSILESLVPGGQVFMQSDVLEVAHEMRDQFDACSSIFKHIDIINPDIPCDSEGWILSNPMGIRTEREIHAESEGAKIYRRMYQKI; from the exons ATGGCAGGTGTTCATCTTATGGCTTTGGCGCCGAGGGTTCACTTGTCCTCCTCCGCACCGTCCCGTTTAGGGAGAACGGCCTTGATGGTATCGGCCTCTTCCTTGCAGAACCAccgtcctcttcttcttcaacagcaACATCTCAGAAGCCCCGACCTTGTCGAGTTAGAATACGCCGACCTCAAGCTCAAGGAGAAAGTAGgagag GTGGGTCATGTTCGCATTCGACAGCATGTGAACCCTCTCAGTGCGTCGTTCTCT ACTTCTCCAGAGATACCAAATTGGGACGGAGTTTTTGAAGACCCCAAATTGCCGCTCATGGTCGACATTGGTTCCG GTAGTGGCAGATTTCTCATGTGGCTGGCAAAGAAACACCCTCAATCAAGAAACTATTTGGGACTTGAAATACGTGAGAAG CTGGTGAAGCGTGCACAATTTTGGGTGAAAGAGCTATCGCTTAAGAACAT ACATTTTATGTTTGCCAATGCCACAGTTGCTTTCAAGGAGCTGGTTTCTGCTTACCCAGGTCCTTTAATGTGCGTCTCGATACTG TGCCCAGATCCACATTTCAAGAAACGTCATCACAAGAGAAGGGTGCTACAGAAGCCCTTGGTGGATTCTATACTGGAAAGTTTGGTGCCTGGTGGACAG GTTTTCATGCAGTCAGATGTGTTGGAAGTGGCACATGAAATGAGGGATCAATTTGATGCTTGTTCGAGCATTTTTAAACACATTGACATCATAAACCCTGACATTCCATGTGATTCGGAGGGATGGATTTTGTCAAACCCTATGGGAATTAGAACAGAAAGAGAGATCCATGCAGAATCTGAGGGTGCAAAAATATACAGAAGAATGTACcagaaaatttaa
- the LOC116253703 gene encoding uncharacterized protein LOC116253703 isoform X3 encodes MAGVHLMALAPRVHLSSSAPSRLGRTALMVSASSLQNHRPLLLQQQHLRSPDLVELEYADLKLKEKVGEVGHVRIRQHVNPLSASFSTSPEIPNWDGVFEDPKLPLMVDIGSGSGRFLMWLAKKHPQSRNYLGLEIREKLVKRAQFWVKELSLKNIHFMFANATVAFKELVSAYPGPLIAQIHISRNVITREGCYRSPWWILYWKVWCLVDRFSCSQMCWKWHMK; translated from the exons ATGGCAGGTGTTCATCTTATGGCTTTGGCGCCGAGGGTTCACTTGTCCTCCTCCGCACCGTCCCGTTTAGGGAGAACGGCCTTGATGGTATCGGCCTCTTCCTTGCAGAACCAccgtcctcttcttcttcaacagcaACATCTCAGAAGCCCCGACCTTGTCGAGTTAGAATACGCCGACCTCAAGCTCAAGGAGAAAGTAGgagag GTGGGTCATGTTCGCATTCGACAGCATGTGAACCCTCTCAGTGCGTCGTTCTCT ACTTCTCCAGAGATACCAAATTGGGACGGAGTTTTTGAAGACCCCAAATTGCCGCTCATGGTCGACATTGGTTCCG GTAGTGGCAGATTTCTCATGTGGCTGGCAAAGAAACACCCTCAATCAAGAAACTATTTGGGACTTGAAATACGTGAGAAG CTGGTGAAGCGTGCACAATTTTGGGTGAAAGAGCTATCGCTTAAGAACAT ACATTTTATGTTTGCCAATGCCACAGTTGCTTTCAAGGAGCTGGTTTCTGCTTACCCAGGTCCTTTAAT TGCCCAGATCCACATTTCAAGAAACGTCATCACAAGAGAAGGGTGCTACAGAAGCCCTTGGTGGATTCTATACTGGAAAGTTTGGTGCCTGGTGGACAG GTTTTCATGCAGTCAGATGTGTTGGAAGTGGCACATGAAATGA
- the LOC116253703 gene encoding uncharacterized protein LOC116253703 isoform X4, with product MAGVHLMALAPRVHLSSSAPSRLGRTALMVSASSLQNHRPLLLQQQHLRSPDLVELEYADLKLKEKVGEVGHVRIRQHVNPLSASFSTSPEIPNWDGVFEDPKLPLMVDIGSGSGRFLMWLAKKHPQSRNYLGLEIREKLVKRAQFWVKELSLKNICFQGAGFCLPRSFNVRLDTVPRSTFQETSSQEKGATEALGGFYTGKFGAWWTGFHAVRCVGSGT from the exons ATGGCAGGTGTTCATCTTATGGCTTTGGCGCCGAGGGTTCACTTGTCCTCCTCCGCACCGTCCCGTTTAGGGAGAACGGCCTTGATGGTATCGGCCTCTTCCTTGCAGAACCAccgtcctcttcttcttcaacagcaACATCTCAGAAGCCCCGACCTTGTCGAGTTAGAATACGCCGACCTCAAGCTCAAGGAGAAAGTAGgagag GTGGGTCATGTTCGCATTCGACAGCATGTGAACCCTCTCAGTGCGTCGTTCTCT ACTTCTCCAGAGATACCAAATTGGGACGGAGTTTTTGAAGACCCCAAATTGCCGCTCATGGTCGACATTGGTTCCG GTAGTGGCAGATTTCTCATGTGGCTGGCAAAGAAACACCCTCAATCAAGAAACTATTTGGGACTTGAAATACGTGAGAAG CTGGTGAAGCGTGCACAATTTTGGGTGAAAGAGCTATCGCTTAAGAACAT TTGCTTTCAAGGAGCTGGTTTCTGCTTACCCAGGTCCTTTAATGTGCGTCTCGATACTG TGCCCAGATCCACATTTCAAGAAACGTCATCACAAGAGAAGGGTGCTACAGAAGCCCTTGGTGGATTCTATACTGGAAAGTTTGGTGCCTGGTGGACAG GTTTTCATGCAGTCAGATGTGTTGGAAGTGGCACATGA
- the LOC116252320 gene encoding F-box protein SKIP31: MTDVEKRREEEEDEALAQFLEAEVLSEISEDEEVVERPQKRLCASHVPLLAAGRRPVESEPVLETGSLSTSSVEKGPADRSWRTKYIMSGMFSKIPPELFRHILKFLSSEDLVACALVCRFLNFAASDEFLWRRLYCMRWGLASPTGKPRACAWKKLYIQRDEEDMVEFVRNTPAEFKEYYIQMQVAKRSQAPLPSQVNDDSIILDKTVADQVSIWKSSRGLTDDVAPDHACSGETCTYSQIGDVFICEKTGRVHVCDDTCRETILDPSSGLLVCTISGLCFDSWLSPSEEEPDMDQQQGGATDEQEPFMGSGRFARAYLLGYNCADEKELEAALYFC, translated from the exons ATGACTGACGtcgagaagagaagagaagaagaagaagatgaagctttAGCGCAGTTCCTGGAAGCAGAGGTCCTTTCCGAGATATCTGAAGAT GAAGAGGTTGTGGAGAGGCCACAGAAGAGGTTATGCGCTTCGCATGTTCCACTGCTTGCGGCTGGACGCCGTCCAGTAGAAAGTGAACCTGTTCTGGAGACCGGCTCTCTTTCTACCTCTAGTGTGGAAAAAGGTCCCGCTGACCGCAGCTGGCGGACAAAATACATCATGAGCGGGATGTTCAGCAAGATCCCTCCAGAGCTTTTCCGACACATCCTCAAATTTTTGTCTTCTGAG GATCTTGTGGCATGTGCGCTAGTTTGTCGATTTCTTAACTTTGCAGCCTCTGATGAGTTCTTATGGCGTCGCCT GTACTGCATGCGGTGGGGCCTGGCATCCCCTACTGGGAAACCACGTGCATGTGCATGGAAGAAACTCTATATACAG CGTGATGAAGAGGACATGGTTGAGTTTGTTAGGAATACCCCAGCTGAGTTTAAGGAGTATTATATTCAAATGCAGGTTGCAAAGAGAAGCCAGGCTCCCCTTCCTTCGCAA GTGAACGATGACAGCATAATTCTTGACAAAACAGTGGCAGATCAGGTTTCTATTTGGAAAAGTAGCCGAGGCTTGACTGATGATGTGGCTCCTGACCATGCATGCTCAGGGGAGACATGCACTTATTCTCAAATCGGAGATGTATTTATCTGTGAGAAAACTGGTCGTGTACATG TATGCGATGATACATGTCGAGAAACCATCTTGGACCCGTCCAGTGGCCTTCTGGTTTGTACGATATCAGGTCTTTGTTTTGATAGTTGGCTTTCACCTTCAGAGGAGGAACCTGACATG GATCAGCAACAAGGAGGTGCAACAGATGAACAGGAACCATTCATGGGATCTGGACGATTTG CACGTGCCTACCTCCTTGGCTACAACTGTGCTGATGAGAAAGAGCTGGAGGCAGCTTTATATTTTTGTTAG
- the LOC116252319 gene encoding RNA polymerase sigma factor sigB isoform X1, producing MACFVPQLMRLSDAHSVHLRTHHHSHQHHQHHQHHHSYLKTREAVCFRGQCMSSSTAAVIDVQKLQIPTLDSHATSLQTIGSLPYIGAVGPPGKIGFQEDLTAEILLRSDEAAIEAAAAEAVALAKAALDVAKDAASMAGDFQSTKSTKPGKGNLEAELLRMEMDRLTELEEVDSADIPATDEKTRTEKQNLSLDDSDDLNNSDFDEEFYCSQTHLKSIAVRSGRQTERRARRAKAAEKTAVNASFFKFGSVGKKKHAALQDIDYSDPLRYLRATTNSAKLLTATEEQELSEAIQDLLKLERLKVELADQYGQEPTFAQWAAAAGLNQKTLRHRLNYGTLCKDKMIKSNIRLVISIAKNYQGAGMNLQDLVQEGCRGLVRGAEKFDASKGFKFSTYAHWWIKQAVRKSLSDQSRTIRLPFHMVEATYRVREAKKQLYNENGRHPDNEEVAEAAGLSMKRLTAVMLTPKAPRSLDQKIGINQNLKPSDVISDPDAETSEEVLIKQFMKQDLEKVLDSLTPREKKVIRWRFGLEDGRMKTLQEIGELMGVSRERIRQIESCAFRKLKNKRRTKHLKQYVMS from the exons ATGGCGTGCTTTGTGCCACAGCTCATGCGACTTTCCGACGCTCATTCCGTTCATTTGAGGACGCACCACCACAGCCACCAACATCATCAACACCACCAGCATCACCATTCATACT TAAAAACTAGAGAGGCTGTATGTTTCCGAGGGCAGTGTATGTCATCCTCTACAGCGGCAGTGATTGATGTACAGAAGCTGCAAATTCCAACTCTGGATTCTCATGCAACCTCATTACAGACGATTGGATCATTGCCATATATTGGAGCTGTTGGTCCTCCTGGGAAG ATTGGTTTTCAGGAAGATCTAACGGCTGAAATATTACTTAGAAGTGATGAGGCAGCAATAGAAGCTGCTGCCGCGGAGGCTGTCGCTCTTGCCAAAGCTGCTCTAGATGTTGCCAAAGATGCTGCTTCAATGGCTGGTGACTTTCAATCTACAAAATCAACAAAACCTGGAAAAGGGAACTTGGAGGCTGAACTTCTTAGGATGGAGATGGATAGGCTTACAGAACTGGAAGAAGTTGATTCTGCAGATATTCCAGCTACAGATGAGAAGACAAGAACTGAGAAGCAGAATCTATCGTTGGATGATTCTgatgatttaaataattcagACTTTGATGAAGAGTTTTACTGTTCTCAGACACATCTTAAAAGCATTGCGGTGAGATCAGGACGTCAAACTGAAAGACGGGCTCGGAGAGCAAAGGCAGCTGAAAAGACTGCTGTTAATGCTAGTTTTTTCAAGTTTGGGTCCGTGGGAAAGAAAAAGCATGCTGCTTTACAGGATATCGATTACTCTGATCCACTACGTTACTTGAGAGCCACGACAAACTCAGCAAAACTGCTCACAGCAACTGAAGAGCAGGAGCTTTCAGAGGCAATACAG GATCTGCTAAAATTGGAAAGGCTTAAGGTAGAACTTGCAGATCAATATGGACAGGAGCCCACATTTGCTCAGTGGGCTGCTGCGGCTGGGCTGAATCAGAAAACTCTGCGGCATCGTCTAAATTATGGGACTTTATGCAaggataaaatgataaaaagcaATATACGGCTAGTAATATCAATTGCAAAAAATTATCAAGGAGCTGGAATGAACCTTCAGGATCTAGTACAG GAAGGATGTCGTGGTCTTGTACGTGGCGCAGAAAAATTTGATGCTTCCAAAggtttcaagttttcaacataTGCACACTGGTGGATTAAGCAGGCAGTTCGGAAATCTCTATCCGATCAGTCTCGGACCATCCGTTTACCT TTTCATATGGTCGAAGCAACGTATCGAGTCAGGGAGGCAAAAAAACAGCTGTACAATGAGAATGGCAGACATCCCGACAATGAAGAGGTTGCTGAGGCAGCAGGGTTGTCGATGAAGAGGCTTACTGCGGTCATGCTAACACCAAAGGCCCCAAGATCACTGGATCAAAAGATTGGGATTAATCAGAATCTGAAACCCTCG GATGTGATTTCGGATCCAGATGCAGAGACATCAGAAGAGGTGTTGATCAAGCAATTTATGAAGCAGGATCTTGAGAAAGTTCTTGACAGCCTTACTCCAAGGGAGAAAAAGGTGATAAGATGGAGATTTGGTCTTGAAGATGGCAGGATGAAGACTTTGCAAGAGATTGGAGAGCTTATGGGTGTCAGTAGAGAAAGAATTAGGCAGATTGAATCATGTGCGTTTAGAAAATTGAAGAATAAGCGAAGAACCAAGCATCTGAAGCAATATGTTATGTCttag
- the LOC116252319 gene encoding RNA polymerase sigma factor sigB isoform X2 yields the protein MACFVPQLMRLSDAHSVHLRTHHHSHQHHQHHQHHHSYLKTREAVCFRGQCMSSSTAAVIDVQKLQIPTLDSHATSLQTIGSLPYIGAVGPPGKEDLTAEILLRSDEAAIEAAAAEAVALAKAALDVAKDAASMAGDFQSTKSTKPGKGNLEAELLRMEMDRLTELEEVDSADIPATDEKTRTEKQNLSLDDSDDLNNSDFDEEFYCSQTHLKSIAVRSGRQTERRARRAKAAEKTAVNASFFKFGSVGKKKHAALQDIDYSDPLRYLRATTNSAKLLTATEEQELSEAIQDLLKLERLKVELADQYGQEPTFAQWAAAAGLNQKTLRHRLNYGTLCKDKMIKSNIRLVISIAKNYQGAGMNLQDLVQEGCRGLVRGAEKFDASKGFKFSTYAHWWIKQAVRKSLSDQSRTIRLPFHMVEATYRVREAKKQLYNENGRHPDNEEVAEAAGLSMKRLTAVMLTPKAPRSLDQKIGINQNLKPSDVISDPDAETSEEVLIKQFMKQDLEKVLDSLTPREKKVIRWRFGLEDGRMKTLQEIGELMGVSRERIRQIESCAFRKLKNKRRTKHLKQYVMS from the exons ATGGCGTGCTTTGTGCCACAGCTCATGCGACTTTCCGACGCTCATTCCGTTCATTTGAGGACGCACCACCACAGCCACCAACATCATCAACACCACCAGCATCACCATTCATACT TAAAAACTAGAGAGGCTGTATGTTTCCGAGGGCAGTGTATGTCATCCTCTACAGCGGCAGTGATTGATGTACAGAAGCTGCAAATTCCAACTCTGGATTCTCATGCAACCTCATTACAGACGATTGGATCATTGCCATATATTGGAGCTGTTGGTCCTCCTGGGAAG GAAGATCTAACGGCTGAAATATTACTTAGAAGTGATGAGGCAGCAATAGAAGCTGCTGCCGCGGAGGCTGTCGCTCTTGCCAAAGCTGCTCTAGATGTTGCCAAAGATGCTGCTTCAATGGCTGGTGACTTTCAATCTACAAAATCAACAAAACCTGGAAAAGGGAACTTGGAGGCTGAACTTCTTAGGATGGAGATGGATAGGCTTACAGAACTGGAAGAAGTTGATTCTGCAGATATTCCAGCTACAGATGAGAAGACAAGAACTGAGAAGCAGAATCTATCGTTGGATGATTCTgatgatttaaataattcagACTTTGATGAAGAGTTTTACTGTTCTCAGACACATCTTAAAAGCATTGCGGTGAGATCAGGACGTCAAACTGAAAGACGGGCTCGGAGAGCAAAGGCAGCTGAAAAGACTGCTGTTAATGCTAGTTTTTTCAAGTTTGGGTCCGTGGGAAAGAAAAAGCATGCTGCTTTACAGGATATCGATTACTCTGATCCACTACGTTACTTGAGAGCCACGACAAACTCAGCAAAACTGCTCACAGCAACTGAAGAGCAGGAGCTTTCAGAGGCAATACAG GATCTGCTAAAATTGGAAAGGCTTAAGGTAGAACTTGCAGATCAATATGGACAGGAGCCCACATTTGCTCAGTGGGCTGCTGCGGCTGGGCTGAATCAGAAAACTCTGCGGCATCGTCTAAATTATGGGACTTTATGCAaggataaaatgataaaaagcaATATACGGCTAGTAATATCAATTGCAAAAAATTATCAAGGAGCTGGAATGAACCTTCAGGATCTAGTACAG GAAGGATGTCGTGGTCTTGTACGTGGCGCAGAAAAATTTGATGCTTCCAAAggtttcaagttttcaacataTGCACACTGGTGGATTAAGCAGGCAGTTCGGAAATCTCTATCCGATCAGTCTCGGACCATCCGTTTACCT TTTCATATGGTCGAAGCAACGTATCGAGTCAGGGAGGCAAAAAAACAGCTGTACAATGAGAATGGCAGACATCCCGACAATGAAGAGGTTGCTGAGGCAGCAGGGTTGTCGATGAAGAGGCTTACTGCGGTCATGCTAACACCAAAGGCCCCAAGATCACTGGATCAAAAGATTGGGATTAATCAGAATCTGAAACCCTCG GATGTGATTTCGGATCCAGATGCAGAGACATCAGAAGAGGTGTTGATCAAGCAATTTATGAAGCAGGATCTTGAGAAAGTTCTTGACAGCCTTACTCCAAGGGAGAAAAAGGTGATAAGATGGAGATTTGGTCTTGAAGATGGCAGGATGAAGACTTTGCAAGAGATTGGAGAGCTTATGGGTGTCAGTAGAGAAAGAATTAGGCAGATTGAATCATGTGCGTTTAGAAAATTGAAGAATAAGCGAAGAACCAAGCATCTGAAGCAATATGTTATGTCttag
- the LOC116252318 gene encoding ABC transporter G family member 14-like translates to MAPSIEHSSNQEMAPRLLPLPPIIDDSSDAKETAKPTVDPPSSVLHLNVFAITLKFEEVSFRVKVGPKGSKSCLGVPYLGSGGGGAGRKEKTILSGISGMVYPGEILAMLGPSGSGKTTLLTALGGRLAGKLSGKITYNGRPFTGSIKRSIGFVAQNDVLYPHLTVMETLVFAALLRLPGSLSLATKLEHAESVLTELGLTKCRDSIVGGALVRGISGGEKKRVSIGQEMLVNPSLLLLDEPTSGLDSTTAQRILTTVKGLARVGRTIVTTIHQPSSRLYHMFDKVILLSEGCPIYHGQASAALDYFASIGFATSVTMNPADFLLDLANGIAPEGRKSGGGGGDSAEQGGDRQQGGDRQQAGAETDRKSVKEEMKEAYIKHISEKLKSEISRSDVCCGYGSTYGSSASAREPSRSNRGKRPEDQWCTSWWQQFTVLLRRGLKERRHESFSNLRIFQVISVATLAGLLWWHSDPSHLQDRVALMFFYSIFWGFFPLYNAVFTFPQERAMLIKERSSGMYRLSSYFLARTAGDLPMELALPTAFVTITYWMGGLKANPATFILSLLVVLLNVLVSQSLGLALGACLMEIKQATTLASVTTLVFLLAGGYYIQKIPPFIIWLKYLSFSYYSYKLLLGVQFNEGDTYKCWPGGLCRVIDFPAIKSVGLTHNELDVSAMLLMMVGYRLIAYAALRKVQPK, encoded by the exons ATGGCGCCATCTATCGAGCACTCATCGAACCAGGAGATGGCACCGAGGCTGCTTCCCCTTCCCCCCATCATTGACGACTCCTCCGATGCCAAGGAAACAGCGAAGCCCACAGTTGATCCTCCCTCTTCCGTTCTGCACCTCAATGTCTTCGCCATAACTCTCAAG TTTGAGGAGGTGTCGTTCAGAGTGAAAGTGGGACCAAAGGGAAGTAAGTCCTGCTTGGGGGTACCATACTtaggcagcggcggcggcggtgctggTAGGAAGGAGAAGACGATACTTAGTGGGATAAGCGGTATGGTGTACCCCGGAGAGATCCTTGCGATGTTGGGGCCATCGGGCAGCGGAAAAACGACGCTTCTGACGGCGCTAGGCGGTCGACTAGCCGGAAAGCTCTCCGGCAAGATCACATACAACGGCCGGCCCTTCACGGGGTCGATCAAGCGCAGCATCGGCTTCGTGGCGCAGAACGACGTGCTGTATCCGCACCTGACGGTCATGGAGACGCTGGTGTTCGCGGCGCTGCTGCGGCTGCCGGGCTCGCTGAGCTTGGCCACCAAGTTGGAGCACGCGGAGTCGGTGTTGACGGAGCTGGGGCTCACCAAATGCAGGGACAGCATAGTGGGAGGGGCGCTGGTGCGGGGGATATCAGgaggggagaagaagagggTGAGCATCGGCCAGGAGATGCTGGTCAACCCGAGCCTCCTGCTGCTGGACGAGCCCACGTCCGGCCTCGACTCGACCACGGCTCAGCGCATCCTGACCACGGTCAAGGGGCTGGCCAGGGTAGGCCGAACCATCGTCACCACCATCCACCAGCCATCCAGTCGGCTCTACCACATGTTCGACAAGGTGATCCTCCTGTCGGAGGGCTGCCCGATCTACCATGGACAGGCCTCCGCCGCCCTTGACTACTTCGCCTCCATCGGCTTCGCCACCTCAGTCACCATGAACCCTGCCGATTTCCTCCTTGATCTTGCCAACG GGATAGCACCGGAGGGGAGGAAGAGCGGCGGAGGTGGTGGTGATTCGGCGGAGCAAGGCGGAGATAGGCAGCAAGGCGGAGATAGGCAGCAAGCCGGGGCCGAGACCGATCGGAAATCGGTTAAGGAGGAAATGAAGGAAGCCTATATTAAGCACATATCCGAAAAGCTGAAGTCCGAGATTAGCCGATCCGACGTCTGCTGTGGCTATGGCTCTACCTATGGCTCCTCTGCTTCAGCCAGAGAGCCGTCTAGAA GCAACAGAGGAAAAAGGCCAGAGGACCAGTGGTGCACAAGCTGGTGGCAGCAGTTTACCGTTCTGCTGCGGAGAGGGTTGAAAGAGAGAAGACATGAATCGTTCTCCAATCTCAGGATTTTCCAAGTCATCTCAGTTGCAACACTGGCTGGCCTCCTGTGGTGGCATTCAGACCCCTCCCATCTTCAAGACAGG GTTGCGCTGATGTTCTTCTACTCCATATTCTGGGGCTTCTTCCCACTGTATAATGCAGTTTTCACCTTCCCACAAGAACGTGCTATGCTGATAAAGGAAAGGTCCTCCGGCATGTATCGCTTGTCATCTTACTTTTTAGCTAGAACTGCTGGGGATCTGCCAATGGAGCTTGCACTTCCAACAGCCTTTGTCACCATCACATACTGGATGGGTGGCCTGAAGGCTAACCCTGCTACTTTCATTCTCTCCCTGCTTGTTGTGCTCCTCAATGTGCTGGTATCACAGAGCCTTGGCCTCGCACTTGGTGCATGTCTAATGGAGATCAAGCAGGCCACGACCTTGGCCTCTGTGACCACACTTGTCTTCCTGCTGGCGGGTGGATACTACATCCAAAAGATTCCTCCCTTCATCATTTGGTTGAAGTATTTGAGCTTCAGTTATTACAGCTACAAGCTCCTGCTCGGTGTCCAGTTCAATGAGGGAGATACATATAAATGCTGGCCTGGTGGTTTATGCCGTGTCATCGACTTCCCTGCCATCAAGTCTGTCGGGCTCACACACAATGAGCTGGATGTCAGCGCTATGCTGTTAATGATGGTCGGCTACCGCTTAATCGCATATGCAGCATTGCGCAAGGTTCAGCCAAAGTAA